One window of Nymphaea colorata isolate Beijing-Zhang1983 chromosome 1, ASM883128v2, whole genome shotgun sequence genomic DNA carries:
- the LOC116246042 gene encoding adenylate-forming reductase 06235 isoform X2 translates to MENQQEAIARFSSCRGVSFEITPPRNSPFSTNPPVDNTDGRSAWLPTKFTSTSSQVFPFGSAVARSLSRPSSHFCDVEADQLVDDEGDHEQAVIVDLENPANIAEDKPLAVTVAGAKQTNAATRKASSSRLSVILLDQGLFTVYKRLFVVSLTINLVMLILAATGNFPYARNRAALFSVANIFALTLCRSEAFLRIVFWLAVKLLGRPWVPLSLKTATTSLLQSLGGIHSSCGVASIAWLVYALVLSLKDRSNTSSATLGVAFTILVLLFLSALVWAFVFLTVSYQLSSNSYSFNSSKLIKTQEFWFTLAITVLIILPWLTVKRVAVRVHAPTNHASIVKFPGGMKAGILGRIARSPLSDWHAFGIISDGKKEHMMLAGAVGDFTRGLVSNPPSQLWVRGVHFAGLPYLVNMYNRVLLVATGSGLCVFLSFLLQRSQADIMSMVNSYPKEKMIIHDTAVLGRPNVAELVLKAAEKWSPEVVIVTSNPEGSRDVVNTCKNAGVPAFGPIWDS, encoded by the exons ATGGAGAACCAGCAGGAAGCGATTGCAAGGTTCTCCAGCTGCCGAGGTGTGTCCTTTGAGATCACACCACCTAGGAATAGCCCCTTCTCCACCAACCCGCCGGTGGATAACACCGACGGCCGGTCGGCATGGCTTCCGACTAAGTTCACCTCCACCTCTAGCCAGGTGTTTCCCTTCGGAAGCGCCGTTGCCCGCTCCTTGAGCCGACCCAGCAGCCACTTCTGTGACGTGGAAGCTGATCAACTCGTAGACGACGAAGGCGATCATGAGCAGGCTGTCATCGTCGATTTAGAGAATCCGGCGAATATTGCCGAAGACAAACCGCTCGCAGTGACTGTTGCTGGAGCGAAGCAAACGAATGCAGCAACCCGGAAAGCCTCGTCGTCAAGGCTCTCAGTTATACTGCTCGACCAAGGCTTGTTCACAGTCTACAAGCGCCTCTTCGTCGTCTCTTTGACGATCAATCTCGTCATGTTAATACTGGCGGCCACCGGAAACTTTCCTTACGCGAGAAACCGCGCCGCCCTCTTCTCAGTCGCCAACATCTTCGCCCTAACGCTCTGCCGAAGCGAAGCATTCTTGAGAATCGTTTTCTGGCTGGCGGTGAAGTTGTTGGGGAGGCCGTGGGTTCCCCTGAGCCTGAAAACCGCGACCACTTCCCTTCTGCAATCCCTCGGAGGTATACACAGCAGTTGCGGCGTCGCTTCTATCGCCTGGCTCGTCTATGCTCTCGTTCTTTCTCTCAAAGATCGAAGCAACACATCTTCGGCTACTCTCGGAGTGGCCTTCACCATACttgttctcttgtttctctC CGCTCTCGTCTGGGCCTTCGTCTTTCTTACTGTCTCCTACCAGCTATCTTCCAATTCGTACTCTTTTAATTCTTCCAAGCTGATCAAGACCCAGGAGTTCTGGTTCACCCTCGCCATAACCGTGCTTATCATCCTTCCATGGCTCACTGTGAAACGAGTGGCGGTGAGGGTCCATGCACCGACGAACCATGCAAGCATCGTCAAGTTCCCCGGCGGCATGAAGGCCGGAATCCTTGGCCGGATAGCTCGGTCGCCGCTCTCCGATTGGCATGCCTTCGGAATCATATCCGACGGGAAGAAAGAGCACATGATGCTGGCTGGTGCGGTTGGGGACTTCACCAGGGGCCTGGTCTCGAACCCACCGAGCCAACTCTGGGTTCGCGGGGTGCACTTCGCTGGCCTGCCCTACCTTGTGAACATGTACAACAGGGTGCTCCTAGTGGCCACAGGGTCGGGTCTCTGCGtgtttctctccttccttcttcaGCGGAGCCAGGCTGAT ATCATGTCCATGGTGAACTCATACCCTAAAGAGAAGATGATCATCCACGACACCGCGGTTCTCGGTCGGCCGAACGTCGCCGAGTTGGTGCTGAAAGCAGCCGAGAAATGGAGCCCGGAGGTTGTGATCGTGACAAGCAACCCAGAAGGCAGCAGGGACGTGGTAAACACATGCAAGAATGCAGGAGTTCCGGCGTTTGGTCCAATTTGGGACTCTTAA
- the LOC116246793 gene encoding adenylate-forming reductase 06235-like → MDNIDGPSAWLPTKFTSTFSQVLPFRSAVARSISRPSSHFCDVEADQFVADGGDQEQSVIVDLENPAHIAEDKRVAVTVAGAKQTNAATRKTSSSRLSVILLDQDLFTVYKRLFVVSLTINLLMLILTATGNFPYARNRAALFSVANILALTLRRSEAFLRIVFWLTVKLLGRPWVPLSLKTATTSLLQSLGGIHSSCGVASIAWLVYALVLSLKDRSNTSSATLGVAFTILVLLFLSALAAFPLVRHLHHNVFEGIHRFAGWTALALVWAFVFLTVSYQPSSNSYSFNSSKLIKTQEFWFTLAITVLIILPWLTVKRVAVRVHAPTNHASIVKFSGGMKAGILGRIARSPLSDWHAFGIISDGKKEHMMLAGAVGDFTRGLVSNPPSQLWVRGVHFAGLPYLVNMYNRVLLVATGSGLCVFLSFLLQRSQADVYLVWVAKGMEQNFGEEIMSMVNSYPKEKMIIHDTAVLGRPNIGELVLKAAEKWSPEVVIVTSNPEGSRDVVNACKNAGVPAFGPIWDS, encoded by the coding sequence ATGGATAACATCGACGGCCCGTCGGCATGGCTTCCGACGAAGTTCACCTCCACTTTCAGCCAGGTGTTACCCTTCCGAAGCGCCGTTGCTCGCTCCATAAGCCGACCCAGCAGCCACTTCTGTGACGTGGAAGCTGATCAATTCGTAGCCGACGGAGGTGATCAGGAGCAGTCCGTCATCGTCGATTTAGAGAATCCGGCGCATATTGCCGAAGACAAACGGGTCGCAGTGACGGTTGCTGGAGCGAAGCAAACGAATGCTGCTACCAGAAAAACCTCGTCGTCAAGGCTCTCAGTTATACTGCTCGACCAAGACTTGTTCACAGTCTACAAGCGCCTCTTCGTCGTCTCTTTGACGATCAATCTCCTCATGTTAATACTGACGGCCACCGGAAACTTCCCTTATGCGAGAAACCGCGCCGCCCTCTTCTCAGTCGCCAACATCCTCGCCCTAACGCTACGCCGAAGCGAAGCATTCTTGAGAATCGTTTTCTGGCTGACGGTGAAGTTGTTGGGGAGGCCGTGGGTTCCCCTGAGCCTGAAAACCGCGACCACTTCCCTTCTGCAATCCCTCGGAGGTATACACAGCAGTTGCGGCGTCGCTTCTATCGCCTGGCTCGTCTATgctcttgttctttctctcaaAGATCGAAGCAACACATCTTCGGCTACCCTTGGAGTGGCCTTCACCATACttgttctcttgtttctctCTGCCTTGGCTGCCTTCCCCTTAGTTCGCCACCTCCACCATAATGTGTTCGAAGGAATCCACCGGTTCGCCGGCTGGACTGCCCTCGCTCTCGTCTGGGCCTTCGTCTTTCTTACTGTCTCCTACCAGCCATCTTCCAATTCGTACTCTTTTAATTCTTCCAAGCTGATCAAGACCCAGGAGTTCTGGTTCACCCTCGCCATAACCGTGCTTATCATCCTTCCATGGCTCACTGTGAAACGAGTGGCGGTGAGGGTCCACGCACCGACGAACCATGCAAGCATCGTCAAGTTCTCCGGCGGCATGAAGGCCGGAATCCTTGGCCGGATAGCTCGGTCGCCGCTCTCCGATTGGCATGCCTTCGGAATCATATCCGACGGGAAGAAGGAGCACATGATGCTGGCTGGTGCGGTTGGGGACTTCACCAGGGGCCTGGTCTCGAACCCACCGAGCCAACTCTGGGTTCGTGGGGTGCACTTCGCCGGCCTGCCCTACCTTGTGAACATGTACAACAGGGTGCTACTAGTGGCCACAGGGTCGGGTCTCTGCGtgtttctctccttccttcttcaGCGGAGCCAGGCTGATGTTTACCTGGTGTGGGTAGCCAAAGGGATGGAGCAGAACTTTGGAGAGGAGATCATGTCCATGGTGAATTCATACCCTAAGGAGAAGATGATCATCCACGACACTGCGGTTCTCGGTCGGCCGAACATCGGCGAGTTGGTGCTGAAAGCTGCCGAGAAATGGAGCCCGGAGGTTGTGATCGTGACAAGCAACCCAGAAGGCAGCAGGGACGTGGTAAACGCATGCAAGAATGCAGGAGTTCCGGCGTTTGGTCCAATTTGGGACTCTTAA
- the LOC116246042 gene encoding adenylate-forming reductase 06235 isoform X1: MENQQEAIARFSSCRGVSFEITPPRNSPFSTNPPVDNTDGRSAWLPTKFTSTSSQVFPFGSAVARSLSRPSSHFCDVEADQLVDDEGDHEQAVIVDLENPANIAEDKPLAVTVAGAKQTNAATRKASSSRLSVILLDQGLFTVYKRLFVVSLTINLVMLILAATGNFPYARNRAALFSVANIFALTLCRSEAFLRIVFWLAVKLLGRPWVPLSLKTATTSLLQSLGGIHSSCGVASIAWLVYALVLSLKDRSNTSSATLGVAFTILVLLFLSALVWAFVFLTVSYQLSSNSYSFNSSKLIKTQEFWFTLAITVLIILPWLTVKRVAVRVHAPTNHASIVKFPGGMKAGILGRIARSPLSDWHAFGIISDGKKEHMMLAGAVGDFTRGLVSNPPSQLWVRGVHFAGLPYLVNMYNRVLLVATGSGLCVFLSFLLQRSQADVYLVWVAKGMEQNFGEEIMSMVNSYPKEKMIIHDTAVLGRPNVAELVLKAAEKWSPEVVIVTSNPEGSRDVVNTCKNAGVPAFGPIWDS, encoded by the exons ATGGAGAACCAGCAGGAAGCGATTGCAAGGTTCTCCAGCTGCCGAGGTGTGTCCTTTGAGATCACACCACCTAGGAATAGCCCCTTCTCCACCAACCCGCCGGTGGATAACACCGACGGCCGGTCGGCATGGCTTCCGACTAAGTTCACCTCCACCTCTAGCCAGGTGTTTCCCTTCGGAAGCGCCGTTGCCCGCTCCTTGAGCCGACCCAGCAGCCACTTCTGTGACGTGGAAGCTGATCAACTCGTAGACGACGAAGGCGATCATGAGCAGGCTGTCATCGTCGATTTAGAGAATCCGGCGAATATTGCCGAAGACAAACCGCTCGCAGTGACTGTTGCTGGAGCGAAGCAAACGAATGCAGCAACCCGGAAAGCCTCGTCGTCAAGGCTCTCAGTTATACTGCTCGACCAAGGCTTGTTCACAGTCTACAAGCGCCTCTTCGTCGTCTCTTTGACGATCAATCTCGTCATGTTAATACTGGCGGCCACCGGAAACTTTCCTTACGCGAGAAACCGCGCCGCCCTCTTCTCAGTCGCCAACATCTTCGCCCTAACGCTCTGCCGAAGCGAAGCATTCTTGAGAATCGTTTTCTGGCTGGCGGTGAAGTTGTTGGGGAGGCCGTGGGTTCCCCTGAGCCTGAAAACCGCGACCACTTCCCTTCTGCAATCCCTCGGAGGTATACACAGCAGTTGCGGCGTCGCTTCTATCGCCTGGCTCGTCTATGCTCTCGTTCTTTCTCTCAAAGATCGAAGCAACACATCTTCGGCTACTCTCGGAGTGGCCTTCACCATACttgttctcttgtttctctC CGCTCTCGTCTGGGCCTTCGTCTTTCTTACTGTCTCCTACCAGCTATCTTCCAATTCGTACTCTTTTAATTCTTCCAAGCTGATCAAGACCCAGGAGTTCTGGTTCACCCTCGCCATAACCGTGCTTATCATCCTTCCATGGCTCACTGTGAAACGAGTGGCGGTGAGGGTCCATGCACCGACGAACCATGCAAGCATCGTCAAGTTCCCCGGCGGCATGAAGGCCGGAATCCTTGGCCGGATAGCTCGGTCGCCGCTCTCCGATTGGCATGCCTTCGGAATCATATCCGACGGGAAGAAAGAGCACATGATGCTGGCTGGTGCGGTTGGGGACTTCACCAGGGGCCTGGTCTCGAACCCACCGAGCCAACTCTGGGTTCGCGGGGTGCACTTCGCTGGCCTGCCCTACCTTGTGAACATGTACAACAGGGTGCTCCTAGTGGCCACAGGGTCGGGTCTCTGCGtgtttctctccttccttcttcaGCGGAGCCAGGCTGATGTTTACTTGGTGTGGGTAGCCAAAGGGATGGAGCAGAACTTTGGAGAGGAGATCATGTCCATGGTGAACTCATACCCTAAAGAGAAGATGATCATCCACGACACCGCGGTTCTCGGTCGGCCGAACGTCGCCGAGTTGGTGCTGAAAGCAGCCGAGAAATGGAGCCCGGAGGTTGTGATCGTGACAAGCAACCCAGAAGGCAGCAGGGACGTGGTAAACACATGCAAGAATGCAGGAGTTCCGGCGTTTGGTCCAATTTGGGACTCTTAA
- the LOC116246336 gene encoding protein CHUP1, chloroplastic — translation MVTGKVKAAMGFQKSPATPKTSSPKCQSTPATNKSSQKPSFSRSFGVYFPRAAQVQPRPPDCVCDKRYVSGLVKMVEELQDTASRLQTEVLEYKLVKESASIVPVLEKEIGEKKERIGGLESENEGLREEIAALRRSMAELEEDRARIGEEKEDAERMRRRAEEREREMEKEVAELKRENEELRRSASGEDVEDCSSSSSSSQKLLQSMADYSSKSSLLAKSIKKTAWAPPMQTVSAGSFKSEESAKVPVDQKKEESSAESSVTLSRKPRIPKPPPRPSSSSTVSSVHSIAERAAASAMPPPVPPPPPPPPPQLRKPESDVQAPSAAPPSMPPPPPPPPPPMRTLKPKKPAAAVRRVPEVVEFYHSLMRRDSRREPGGSGPADTPATSNPRDMIGEIENRSSHLLAIKSDVETQGDFIRFLIKEVLNAAFTDIEDVVAFVKWLDDELAFLVDERAVLKHFDWPEHKADAMREAAFGYCDMKKIESEASSFRDDLRQPCCTALKKMQSLFEKLEQCVYGVSRMREAATKKYKAFQIPSDWMLDTGFVSQIKLASVKLAKQYVKRVAAELQSVGGPEEEELMLQGVRFAFRVHQFAGGFDVETMRAFQELKDKAQSFQIDCHAQQQQQQQQQHHKPLSKSTSC, via the exons ATGGTGACCGGAAAGGTGAAGGCGGCGATGGGGTTCCAGAAGAGCCCCGCCACGCCGAAGACGAGCAGCCCCAAGTGCCAGTCGACTCCGGCGACTAACAAGTCGTCCCAGAAGCCCAGTTTCTCCAGATCCTTCGGCGTCTACTTCCCCAGGGCTGCTCAGGTGCAGCCGCGCCCGCCGGACTGCGTCTGCGACAAGCGGTACGTCTCCGGCCTGGTGAAGATGGTGGAGGAACTGCAGGATACGGCGTCTCGGTTGCAGACTGAGGTGCTCGAGTACAAGCTCGTGAAGGAGTCGGCCAGCATCGTGCCGGTTTTGGAGAAGGAGATCggggagaagaaggagaggatAGGAGGTCTGGAGTCGGAGAATGAGGGGCTGAGGGAGGAGATCGCGGCGTTGAGGCGTTCGATGGCCGAGTTGGAGGAGGACAGGGCGAGGATCGGCGAGGAGAAGGAAGATGCCGAGAGGATGAGAAGGAGAgcagaggagagggagagggagatggagaaggAGGTCGCGGAGCTCAAACGGGAGAATGAGGAGCTCAGGAGGTCGGCTTCCGGCGAAGACGTTGAGGACTGCtcgtcctcttcttcttcttcgcagAAGCTACTACAGAGCATGGCTGACTACTCTTCGAAGTCGAGTCTACTTGCAAAGAGCATCAAGAAGACAGCTTGGGCGCCGCCGATGCAAACGGTTTCCGCTGGCAGCTTTAAGAGCGAAGAGAGCGCGAAGGTTCCTGTTGAtcagaagaaggaagagagttCAGCGGAGTCATCGGTAACGCTCTCAAGGAAGCCGAGGATCCCGAAGCCTCCGCCAAGGCCTTCCTCGTCGTCCACGGTCTCGTCTGTTCACTCGATTGCAGAGCGCGCCGCAGCATCGGCAATGCCTCCACCAGttccaccaccgccgccgccaccgccaccgcaACTGCGGAAGCCAGAAAGCGACGTCCAAGCTCCGTCAGCCGCACCGCCCTCGATGCCACCGCCACCTCCACCTCCGCCCCCTCCGATGCGAACCCTAAAGCCGAAAAAGCCGGCGGCAGCAGTGCGGAGGGTGCCAGAAGTCGTGGAGTTCTATCATTCTCTCATGCGAAGGGATTCGAGGAGGGAACCCGGCGGGAGCGGCCCGGCGGACACTCCGGCGACGTCCAACCCCCGGGACATGATCGGAGAAATCGAGAACCGGTCGTCGCATCTCCTCGCG ATAAAATCGGACGTAGAAACTCAAGGCGATTTCATCCGGTTCCTTATAAAGGAGGTCTTGAACGCGGCGTTCACCGACATAGAAGACGTTGTGGCCTTCGTAAAGTGGCTCGACGACGAGCTTGCTTTCTTG GTTGACGAGAGAGCCGTGCTGAAGCACTTCGACTGGCCCGAGCACAAGGCGGATGCAATGAGAGAGGCGGCATTCGGTTACTGTGACATGAAGAAGATTGAATCTGAAGCCTCGTCCTTCCGCGACGATCTTCGCCAACCCTGTTGTACAGCACTCAAGAAGATGCAGTCTTTGTTCGAGAA GTTGGAGCAGTGTGTGTACGGGGTATCCAGAATGAGGGAAGCTGCCACTAAGAAATACAAAGCGTTTCAGATTCCTTCTGATTGGATGTTGGATACCGGATTTGTCAGCCAG ATCAAGCTTGCATCTGTGAAGCTGGCCAAACAATACGTGAAGAGGGTGGCTGCAGAGCTGCAATCGGTAGGCGGCCCAGAAGAAGAGGAGTTGATGCTCCAGGGAGTGAGGTTCGCCTTTCGGGTGCATCAG TTTGCTGGTGGTTTTGATGTTGAGACGATGAGGGCGTTCCAGGAATTGAAAGATAAAGCACAATCATTTCAGATAGACTGTCACGCccaacaacagcagcagcagcagcagcaacatcACAAGCCCCTCAGCAAGTCTACGTCTTGTTGA